From a single Raphanus sativus cultivar WK10039 chromosome 3, ASM80110v3, whole genome shotgun sequence genomic region:
- the LOC108846748 gene encoding gibberellin-regulated protein 3 has protein sequence MAVFRTTLLMLLILVCLTTYELHVHAAEGAEGSEGAVKIDCGGRCKGRCSKSSRPNLCLRACNSCCSRCNCVPPGTYGNHHLCPCYASITTRGGRLKCP, from the exons ATGGCAGTCTTCCGGACCACACTGCTTATGTTGCTTATCCTCGTCTGCCTTACCACATATGAG CTTCACGTTCACGCTGCTGAAGGTGCCGAGGGCAGTGAAGGTGCAGTTAAAATCG ATTGCGGTGGGAGATGTAAAGGCAGATGCAGCAAATCGTCGAGGCCGAACCTCTGCTTGAGAGCATGCAACAGCTGTTGTTCCCGATGCAACTGTGTACCACCTGGCACATACGGAAACCACCACCTATGCCCTTGTTACGCCTCCATTACCACTCGTGGTGGTCGCCTCAAGTGCCCTTGA
- the LOC108844420 gene encoding uncharacterized protein LOC108844420 isoform X1 produces the protein MEMLGSYLASPLATVGSVKCFRHSAGDFVTYSNVLPLRPNLSYHGVVGGVISSRVSRNKWIVVCSTTQVETSGDEPKTWEECKEALSCFDFSVEEQDKILGKAFGHIHSPYWTEERVKENPKVETLNHVVEFLRSLGLSDEDLHKVLKKFPEVLGCSLEEEMKPNIGILESQWGITGKSLRSLLLRNPKVLGYNVDCKGDCIAQCTRCWVRF, from the exons atg GAAATGTTAGGAAGCTATTTAGCTTCACCGTTGGCTACAGTGGGTTCTGTCAAATGTTTTCGACACTCTGCA GGTGATTTTGTAACATACAGTAATGTTTTACCATTGAGACCGAACTTGTCTTACCATGGTGTGGTTGGAGGAGTAATATCATCTCGTGTGTCACGAAACAAGTGGATAGTGGTTTGTTCAACAACACAAGTGGAAACCTCTGGTGATGAGCCAAAGACATGGGAAGAATGCAAAGAAGCTTTGTCTTGTTTTGATTTCAGCGTAGAGGAGCAAGACAAGATACTAGGAAAAGCGTTTGGTCATATCCACTCGCCGTACTGGACAGAAGAACGAGTGAAAGAGAATCCAAAGGTGGAAACTTTGAATCATGTAGTCGAGTTCCTTAGAAGTCTCGGTTTGTCTGACGAAGATCTTCACAAAGTGCTGAAGAAGTTCCCGGAAGTACTCGGTTGCAGCctagaagaagagatgaaacCCAACATTGGGATCTTGGAAAGTCAATGGGGGATTACGGGTAAGTCGCTGCGAAGTCTGTTGCTTCGGAATCCCAAAGTGTTGGGGTACAATGTGGATTGTAAAGGAGATTGTATTGCTCAGTGCACTCGGTGTTGGGTTCGGTTTTAG
- the LOC108844420 gene encoding uncharacterized protein LOC108844420 isoform X2 gives MLGSYLASPLATVGSVKCFRHSAGDFVTYSNVLPLRPNLSYHGVVGGVISSRVSRNKWIVVCSTTQVETSGDEPKTWEECKEALSCFDFSVEEQDKILGKAFGHIHSPYWTEERVKENPKVETLNHVVEFLRSLGLSDEDLHKVLKKFPEVLGCSLEEEMKPNIGILESQWGITGKSLRSLLLRNPKVLGYNVDCKGDCIAQCTRCWVRF, from the exons ATGTTAGGAAGCTATTTAGCTTCACCGTTGGCTACAGTGGGTTCTGTCAAATGTTTTCGACACTCTGCA GGTGATTTTGTAACATACAGTAATGTTTTACCATTGAGACCGAACTTGTCTTACCATGGTGTGGTTGGAGGAGTAATATCATCTCGTGTGTCACGAAACAAGTGGATAGTGGTTTGTTCAACAACACAAGTGGAAACCTCTGGTGATGAGCCAAAGACATGGGAAGAATGCAAAGAAGCTTTGTCTTGTTTTGATTTCAGCGTAGAGGAGCAAGACAAGATACTAGGAAAAGCGTTTGGTCATATCCACTCGCCGTACTGGACAGAAGAACGAGTGAAAGAGAATCCAAAGGTGGAAACTTTGAATCATGTAGTCGAGTTCCTTAGAAGTCTCGGTTTGTCTGACGAAGATCTTCACAAAGTGCTGAAGAAGTTCCCGGAAGTACTCGGTTGCAGCctagaagaagagatgaaacCCAACATTGGGATCTTGGAAAGTCAATGGGGGATTACGGGTAAGTCGCTGCGAAGTCTGTTGCTTCGGAATCCCAAAGTGTTGGGGTACAATGTGGATTGTAAAGGAGATTGTATTGCTCAGTGCACTCGGTGTTGGGTTCGGTTTTAG